CGCTGCGTTCTGGCCGAAGAAGGTCATCGTGCGCCTGTCGGACTTCAAGTCCAACGAATACGCCAACCTGATCGGCGGCAAGCTCTACGAGCCGGAAGAAGAGAACCCGATGCTCGGCTTCCGTGGCGCCTCGCGCTACATCAGCGAATCCTTCCGCGACTGCTTCGAGCTCGAATGCCGCGCGATGAAGAAGGTCCGCAACGAGATGGGCCTGACCAACGTCGAGCTGATGGTGCCGTTCGTCCGTACCCTGGGCGAAGCCTCCCAGGTCGTCGACCTGCTGGCCACCAACGGTCTGAAGCGTGGCGAGAACGGTCTGCGTGTCATCATGATGTGCGAGCTGCCGTCCAACGCCCTGCTGGCCGATGAGTTCCTCGAGTTCTTCGACGGCTTCTCCATCGGTTCCAACGACCTGACCCAGCTGACCCTGGGCCTGGACCGTGACTCGGGCATCGTCGCGCACCTGTTCGACGAACGTAACCCGGCGGTGAAGAAGCTCCTGTCCAACGCCATCCAGGCGTGCAACCGTGCCGGCAAGTACATCGGCATCTGCGGCCAGGGCCCGTCGGACCACCCGGACCTCGCCAAGTGGCTGATGGAGCAGGGCATCGAGAGCGTGTCGCTGAACCCCGACTCGGTCCTCGACACCTGGTTCTTCCTCGCCGAAGGCCAGTCCTGACGGTTCCTCTACCATCCAAGAAAAGGGGCGGGTGATTTCACCCGCCCTTTTTTGTGCCAGCCGATTCCATGCAAAGCAGCAGTCAACTCTTTCCCGTTGCGCTCCTGAGCGCAGAGTTCCGTGGTGATCTCACCGAGGACATATACCGGCTCAAGCCGGGCAACAGTCCCGACTCCAGCGTCGAGCTGGCACTGACTCGTCTCGGCCTCCGCGAGGGTTCCCGGGGCGCGCCGGTGATACTCCTGCACGGCAGCTTCTCCAACCGGCGTTTCTGGTATTCGCCCAAGTGCCTGGGCCTCGGCCCCTACCTGGCGCGCGCCGGATTCGACGTCTGGATTCCGGAGATGCGCGGGCACGGGCTTTCCCCGCGCAATCACGACTACGCCCGCAACCGTGTGGCCGACTACGCCCGTTTCGACTTGCCGGCCATCGCGCGCTTCGTCGTCGAGCAGAGTGCGCAGACGCCGCACTGGATCGGCCATTCCCTGGGCGGCATCACCCTGGCGGCGGCACTGGGTGGCGGTTATCTGGAGGAGGGGCAGGCGGCCAGCGTGGCACTCTGCGGCAGCCAGGTGAGCCGCGTCTACTGGCCGTTGAAATTGCCGCCGATCGCGTGGAGCAGTCGTTTCCTGCTCAAGCGCATGGGCGGGTTGTCCGGTGCGCGCCTGAAGCGTGGTCCGGAGGACGAGCCGCTCGGCCTGGCGCTGGAAACCCTGCACTGGCACAGCCTGTTCGGGAGTTTCGGCGAGAAGGGCAACGACTGGTGGGCGGGATTGGCGAACGTGCGCACGCGAGTGCTGGCCGTGGCGTCGGATGGCGACCACCAGGACCCGGCCTGGGCGTGCAACAAGCTGCTGGAACAGTTCGGTTCCGAGGTTCGCGAATACCTGCGGCTGGGGCGTCGGCATGGATTCGCCGAGGACTACGGGCACATCGAGATGTTGATCAGCAAGGGCGCCCAGCGCGAAGTCTGGCCGCGCTTGCTGCACTGGCTGGAGCATGGCGCACTGCCGGCCGGGCAGGACGCTCTGGCACAGGCCTGAGCGTTCCTCGTCGGCGCCGCAACGGGTAGACTGTGACGCCAGTGCATCTTTCAGTCACGTCAGGGCCGGATGGCCTTTCCGTTTTCATCAAGAGGAGCGTCTTCATGCATTACGTCACCCCCGATCTGTGCGATGCCTATCCGGAGCTGGTCCAGGTCGTCGAGCCGATGTTCAGCAACTTCGGCGGGCGGGACTCCTTCGGTGGCGAGATCGTCACCATCAAGTGCTTCGAAGACAACTCGCTGGTCAAGGAGCAGGTCGAGAAGGACGGCAAGGGCAAGGTCATGGTGGTGGACGGCGGCGGCTCGCTGCGTCGCGCGCTGCTGGGCGACATGCTGGCCGAGAAGGCGGCGAAGAATGGCTGGGAAGGTATCGTGGTGTACGGCTGCATCCGTGACGTGGATGTGATCGCGCAGACCGACCTGGGCGTGCAGGCGCTGGCCAGCCACCCGATGAAGACCGACAAGCGCGGCATCGGCGATCTGAACGTCGCGGTGACCTTCGGCGGCATCACCTTCCGCCCGGGCGAGTTCGTCTATGCCGACAACAACGGCATCATTGTCTCGCCCCAGGCGCTGAAAATGCCGGAATAAGGCGAACCTCCAACCTCGGTTCGAGTCAATGCCGGAAGCGGATGCTTCCGGCATTTTTCATGTAGCGCCCCGGGCGTGGAGGCGGGAGAGGGCATGCAGGCATACGAAGGTGGTACCGAGCGCGGCCTGATCGACGGCTTCGTGCTCGATGGGCGTGGCGGCGCCCGGGAAATTTCCCGTAACGAGTTGCCGTTGCTGGACCTCAAGCCGGAGGAAAGTCTCTGGGTGCACTGGGACCGTGGCGTTGCGGAGGCGCAAAGCTGGCTGCGCGAATCCAGCGGGCTCAATGAGTTCGCCTGTGACCTGCTGCTGGAGGAGGCAACCCGTCCCCGGCTGGTCGATCTGGGCGGCGAGCGTCTGCTGCTGTTCCTGCGCGGGGTGAACCTGAACCCCGGCGCGGTGCCGGAGGACATGGTGTCTCTGCGGGTCTACGCCGAGTCGCAGCGGGTGATTTCCCTGCGCTTGCGTCCGCTCAAGGCGGTGGCCGACCTGCGTACGGATCTTGTGGCCGGGCGTGGTCCGAAAACCGCTTCCGAAGTGGTGCTGTACCTGGCGCACTACCTCACCGACCGGGTCGATACGCTGATCGGCGGGTTGGCCGATCAGCTCGACGCGATGGAAGAGGCCATCGAGGAGGACGAGCGCAGCATTCCCGACCAGCATCAGCTTCGGACCCTGCGCCGGCGGGCTGCCGGGTTGCGGCGGTACCTCTCGCCCCAGCGCGAGATCTACGCGCAGATGATCAAGTTCAAGCTGTCATGGACGGTCGCCGATGACGCCGACTACTGGAACGAGCTCTACAACCGCCTGACCCGCAATCTGGAGGAACTGGAGCTGATCCGCGAGCGCATCAGCCTGATCCAGGAGGCCGAACATCGTCGAATTACCGAGCGAATGAACCGCACCATGTATCTGCTTGGTATCATTACCGGCTTTTTCCTGCCCATGAGCTTCGTGACGGGGCTTCTGGGCATCAATGTCGGCGGTATTCCAGGGGCGGAAGCGCCCTATGGCTTCGTGGTGGCCTGCCTGCTCATCGGCGGCATCGCGACGTTCCAGTGGTGGATTTTCCGCCGCTTGCGCTGGCTGTGAGGCGTGCCGCGGCGGGCATTGGATGTGACTTGTGAATCGGTGAGGGCTTCAAACACCTCACACAGGCGAGGTGTGCATGCACGACCCATTTGAAGAATCCTTGCGTGATCTGCTGAAGATGCCGCCGGAGCAGCCGGGCGATGACTCTCGCCTGGATCGTGTGCTCAAGACCGCCAACCGCCAGGTTGGCGCGGGCGACCTGTTCAGTCTGATGGGCCACTGGCTGGAAGCGCTGTCCATCGGCGTCAGCCGCGGCGCCCTGCACCTTGCGCCCGTCTCGCGTCGCGCGCAGAATCCCGCCCCTTCCGCTGACAAGGCCGATTGAACATGCAATTCGACATCTGGACGCAAAGCCTGCTGACCGCCATGAATACCCTGTGGGGCAAGCTGGCCGGGTTCATTCCGAACCTGCTCGCCGCGCTGGTGATCGTGCTGCTGGGCTTCATCGTCGCCAAGCTGCTCGACGCGCTGCTGTCCAAGCTGCTGGCCAAGCTGGGCCTGGATCGCCTGATGGCCGGCACCGGCCTGACCAAGCTGATGTCCCGCGCGGGCATCCAGGTCCCGGTCTCGACCCTGATCGGCAAGATCATCTACTGGTTCGTGCTCCTGGTATTCCTGGTCTCCGCCGCGGAGTCGCTGGGGCTGCAGCGTGTTTCCGCCACCCTCGACATGCTCGCGCTGTACCTGCCGAAGGTCTTCGGCGCTGCACTGGTGCTGATCGTCGGCATTCTCCTCGCCCAACTGGCCAACAGCCTGGTGCGTGGTGCCGCGGAGGGGGTCGGTCTCGAATACTCCAATGGCCTGGGGCGTGTCGCCCAGTGGCTGGTCATCATCATCAGCATCTCGGTGGCCATCGGCCAGCTCGAGGTCAAGACCGACCTGCTGAACTACATCATCGCCATCGTGCTGATCACCATCGGCCTGGCGGCGGCGCTGGCCCTCGGGCTGGGCAGTCGCGAAGTCGCCGGGCAGATCATCGCGGGTATTTACGTGCGTGAGCTGTATCAGGTCGGGCAACAAGTGAAAGTCGCAGATGTCGAAGGCATCATCGAAGAAATTGGTACCATCAAGACTATCCTGCTGACGGAGGAGGGCGAGCTGGTGTCCATCGCCAACCGCATCCTGCTCGATCAGCGAGTGACCAGTCGCTGAGAAGATGATGACCGATCGCCGATGCCGCTCCCGTGGAGCCGCGTCGGCCGCTGACATGACCTGGCCCGACCCGACTTGAACACGCCGCAATCACTGTCCTTGCGCTACGACCCGCGCCAGCTTACCGACGAGGAGCTGGTGGAGCGTTCTCACGTGGAGCTGTTCCACGTGACCCGGGCCTATGAAGAGCTGATGCGCCGTTACCAGCGCACACTGTTCAATGTCTGTGCGCGATATCTGGGCAATGACCGGGACGCCGATGATGTGTGTCAAGAGGTGATGTTGAAGGTTCTGTATGGTCTGAAGAACTTCGAAGGTAAATCGAAGTTCAAGACTTGGCTGTACAGCATCACTTACAACGAGTGCATTACCCAATATCGGAAGGAACGCCGCAAACGGCGATTGCTCGATGCTCTGAGTCTGGACCCAGTGGAGGAGGCCTCCGAAGAGAAGGCTCCGAAAGTGGAAGAGCGTGGCGGGTTAGACCGTTGGCTAGTTCATGTCAATCCCATTGATCGGGAAATTCTGGTGTTGCGGTTCGTGGCGGAACTGGAGTTCCAGGAAATCGCGGACATTATGCATATGGGCCTGAGCGCCACCAAGATGCGCTACAAGCGTGCACTCGATCGATTGCGCGAAAAGTTTTCCGGTGCGACGGAATCTTAGTTTAGTAAATGTTGTCTCTTTGGCAGGGAAGTTCTGATAAACTTGCCACCCAAGTTGTACGGCCTATGGTTAGACAACTTATTGACCACCAAGATGGGGATTTAACGGATGAAACTGAAGAACACCCTTGGCGTCGTTGTCGGCTCTGTAATCGCCGCCACCGCTGTAAACGCCTTTGCTCAAGGCCAGGGCGCGGTCGAGGTCGAGGCCTTCGGCAAGCGCTACTTCACCGACAGCACCCGCAACATGAAGAACGCGGACCTGTACGGCGCATCGGTTGGCTACTTCCTGACCGACGACGTCGAGCTGGCTCTGTCCTACGGTGAGTACCACGACGTTCGTGGCACCTACGAGACCGGCAACAAGAAGGTTCATGGCAACCTGAGCACTCTGGACGCCATCTACCACTTCGGTACTCCGGGCGCTGGCAACCTGCGTCCGTACGTGTCGGCAGGTATCGGCCACCAGAACCTGACCAACATCAACTCCGAGAACGGCGGTCGTCAGAACCTGACCATGGCCATGATCGGTACCGGTCTGAAGTACTACTTCACCGAGAACTTCTACGCCAAAGCCAGCCTCGACGGCCAGTACGGTCTGGAGCAGCGCGAGAACGGTCACCAGGGCGAGTGGATGGCTGGCCTGGGCGTTGGTATGAACTTCGGTGGTGGCAAGGCCGCCCCGGCTCCGGAGCCGGTTGCTGAAGTCTGCTCCGACTCCGACAACGATGGCGTCTGCGACAACGTCGACAAGTGCCCGAACACCCCGGCCAACGTCACCGTTGACGCCAACGGCTGCCCGGCTGTTGCCGAAGTCGTTCGCGTTCAGCTGGACGTGAAGTTCGACTTCGACAAGTCCAAGGTCAAAGAGAACAGCTACGCTGACATCAAGAACCTGGCTGACTTCATGAAGCAGTACCCGTCCACCTCCACCACCGTTGAAGGCCACACCGACTCAGTCGGCACCGACGCCTACAACCAGAAGCTGTCCGAGCGTCGTGCCAACGCCGTTCGTGACGTACTGGTCAACGAGTACGGTGTTGAAGGCGGCCGCGTGAGCGCTGTTGGTTACGGTGAGACCCGTCCGGTTGCTGACAACGCAACTGCTGAAGGCCGCGCTGTTAATCGTCGCGTAGAAGCCGAAGTAGAAGCCCAAGCCAAGTAATTGGTCTGAGCTGATGAGAAAAACCCGGCCCAGGCCGGGTTTTTCTTTGCCCGTGAGAAAGTTGCCGATTCAGGCTGTGCGGGCCTGAGCGACCAGTTGCACAGCGGCGGCCACTTCACCGATCACCAGTATTGCCGGGCTTTTCAGGGCGAAGTCCTGGGCGTCCTCGAGCATGTCTTGCATCAGGCTGCGGTACTCGCGTTGAGTCGGCAGGGAGGCGTTCTCGATCATTGCCACCGGCGTGTCGGCGCGCATTCCTCCCGCCAGCAGGCCGTCACGGATCTCCGCCAGCCTTGCCACGCCCATGTACACCACCAGCGTCGTGCCGCCTGCGGCCAGGCTGCGCCAGTTCAGGGGGCTGTCGTCCTGGGTGTGCGCGGTCACCAGCGTCACGCCCCGGCTCACGCCGCGCAGGGTCAGCGGGATGCGACACTGGGTCGCAGCGGCCAGTCCGGCAGTGATGCCGTTCACCAGTTCGCACTCGATGCCCCGTGCGCCGAGCCAGTCGGCTTCCTCGCCGCCACGCCCGAAGATGCACGGATCTCCGCCCTTCAGGCGGGCGACGCGCCGCCCCTGGCGGGCATAGCGCAGCATCAATCGGTGGATGAAGTCCTGCGGTGTAGAGCGGCAGCCGCCGCGTTTGCCGACCGGGATTACCCGAGCCGTCGGGCAATGCTCCAGCACCGCCGGATTCACCAGATCGTCGATCATGACCACCTCGGCCTGTGCCAGGGCGCGTACCGCTTTCAGGGTCAGCAACTCCGGATCACCCGGACCTGCGCCGATCAGCCAGACTTTCCCGCTCATATCCATCTCCTCAGGCTGTCGCGGCCAGCGGACGCTGAGCCAGTAGACGTTTGATTTCCGGTACGCAGGAGCCGCAGGCGGTCCCGCACTTGAGTTCGCCTTTGAGGCCTTCCAGGTCCAGGCCCTTGTCGATCCCGGCCTGGATGCGGTTCTGGCTGACGTTCAGGCAGTTGCACAGGGTCTTGTCCGCTGCCGCGCCGGCTTTATCCGGGGCGGCGCTGAGCGGGGCGAGCAGCCAGCGGCGCAGCTCCTGGTCGGCGCGGCCTTCCTTCCACAACTCGCGCAGCCAGGCGCGCGCGGCGGTTTCCCCGGCCAGGCGCAGCGAGACGATGCGCGACTGTTCGATACGTACGCGCTTGCCAACCGAGAGGCGGGGGTCGTCGTAAGCCATGACCGGCCCCTCGTTGAGATCCAGCAGTGCATCGATGGCGGCCAGCCATTCCGGGCTGGGCGCCTCGGCGTGGGCAGCGCGGATCACCAGTGCCGGGCGCTCGCGGCCGGTGGGGCTGAAGCTGGCGTAGGGCAGGTCTTCGAACAGCGGGCGCAGGGCGTCGAAGCGCTTCTGCATCTCACCTTCTACCAGCGCGAAGAACTGCCAGGGCAGCTCGATGCGGCTGACCTCAACGGTGGCGTGTTTCAGCTCGGGCTGGCGCGACAGCGGATCCACCGCCGGCAGGGTAAGCACGTTGATGCCCAGGCCCTTGAGGAAGCGGTCGCCCCAGTGCATCGGCAGGAAGGCCTGGCCGGGACGCAGGCGGTCGTCGGCCTGCACTGGCAGCACCAGCTCGCCACGTCGGCTGTGCAGGCGAACCAGTTGCCCGTCGCTGATGCGCCGGCGGCGCAGCTCGTCCGGGTGCAGGCCGAGCACGGCTTCTTCCACATGGCCGAACAGTTGCGGCGCGGTGCCGGTACGGGTCATGCCATGCCACTGATCGCGCAGGCGGCCGGTGTTGAGGATCAGCGGGTAGCGCGCATCGCGCTTTTCCTTCGGTGCACGGTAGGGCTCGGCGATCAGCCGTGCGCGGCCATTGGCGGTGGGGAATTGCCCGTTGCCGTACAAGCGCTCGGTGCCTTGGATTGCTCCGGAACGGAGGGGCCATTGTTGCGGACCACGGGTGTCCAGCAAGGCGTAGTCGATGCCGGACAGATCGAGATCGCGCTCGTGGGTCAGCAGCTTGTATTCCTCGAACAGCGCGGAGGGCGAGTCGAAGTCGAACAGGCTGCTTTCGCCGGGGCGCAGGTGCCGCTCCAGGCGTCGGGCGAAATCACAGACGATGCTCCAGTCCGCCCGTGCCTCGCCGATGGCGGGAATGGCCGGGCGCACATGGCTGATGCGGCGTTCGGAGTTGGTCACCGTGCCTTCCTTCTCGCCCCAGCTGGCGGCCGGCAGCAGCAGGTCGGCGTACTGGCAGGTCTCGCTGGTGCCGAAGGCTTCCTGGACGATGACGAAGGGGCAGGCGGCCAGGGCTTCGCGTACGCGGGTCTGGTCCGGCAGGGACTGCGCCGGGTTGGTGCAGGCGATCCACAGGGCCTTGATGCGCCCGTCGCGGACTGCGTCGAAGAGTTCGATGGCGCTCAGGCCGGGATTTTCCGGTAACTGCTCGATGCCCCAATAGCCGGCGACTTCCGCGCGGTGCTCGGCATTGCCGGCTTCGCGGTGGCCGGGCAGCAGGTTGGACAGGCTGCCGGTCTCGCGGCCACCCATTGCATTGGGCTGGCCGGTGAGGGAGAAGGGGCCGGCGCCGGGGCGGCCGATCTGCCCGGTGGCCAGGTGCAGGTTGATCAGCGCGCTATTCTTCGCGCTGCCGGCGGTGGACTGGTTGAGGCCCATGCACCACAGCGAGAGGAAGGACGGTGCCTGACCGATCCACTGCGCGGCGCGCTGCAGGTCATCCACGGCGATGCCGCAGATTTCCGCCACGGCCAGCGGGCCGTAGTCACGTACCAGGGCTTTCAGTTCATCCAGGCCCTCGGTGTGGGCGTCGATGAAGGCGCGGTCGATCCAGCCTTCCCAGAGCAGGATGTGCAGGATGCCGTGGAACAGCGCGACATCGGTGCCGGGCAGGATCGCCAGGTGCAGGTCGGCCGCCTCGGCGGTGTCGGTGATGCGCGGGTCGATGATGATCAGCTTCATCTCCGGGCGTCGTGCGCGGGCCTCTTCCAGGCGGCGGAACAGCACCGGGTGGGCGTAGGCCATGTTGCTGCCGGCGATCATCACGCAGTCGGCCAGCTCGATGTCCTGGTAGCTGCAGGGCGGGGCGTCGGCGCCCAGGCTGCGCTTGTAGCCGACCACCGCCGAGGACATGCACAAGCGCGAGTTGCTGTCGATGTTGTTGGTGCCGACCAGGGCGCGGGCGAGCTTGTTGAAGGCGTAGTAGTCCTCGGTCAGCAACTGGCCGGAGACGTAGAAGGCTACGCTGTCCGGGCCGTGCTCGCGGAGGGTTTCGGCGAAGACGCCGGCGGCATGCTCCAGCGCGGTGTCCCAGTCGGTGCGGGCGCGCGACAGGCCTTTGCCCAGGCGCAGTTCCGGGAACTGCGCGCGGGCGTCCGCGTCGCCGGTGAGGTGCAGGGTCGAGCCCTTGCTGCACAGGCGGCCGAAGTTGGCCGGATGCTGCGGGTCGCCTCGTACGCCGAGGATGCGCTCGTCGTCGTGCTCGATCAGTACGCCGCAGCCCACGCCGCAGTAGCAGCAGGTGGATGCGGTGGTGCGACGGTTCGGGTTCATGGCGCGGGCCTCGTTGGCTGGCTCAGGCGCAGTTGGCGACTGGCGTACGCAGGGCCAGCAGTACGCGGCCATCCTCGACCTTGACGTCGTGACGGTGGGCGCAGCCCTGGTCGGGGGCCACGGCCTCGCCGCTTTCCAGCTCGATCTGCCAGTTGTGCAGCGGGCAGGCCACGCGCTTGCCGTAGATCAGGCCCTGGGACAGCGGGCCGCCCTTGTGCGGGCAGCGGTCGTCGAGGGCGAAGACTTCGTTCCCGGCGGTGCGGAAGATCGCGATATCGCCACGCGGGCCGGCGATGACGCGGGAACCGAGTGGATTGATGTCGTCCAGGGCGCAGATGTCGAACCAGTTCATGGGGTGTCTCCAGCAATCGGGTGGAAAGGGCCCCGGCGGCGGGGCCCGGCGGGTACTCAGGCGGGTTCCAGCTGCGTGAGGGGAATCCGTTCGAATTCCTTCTTCAGCGGCTGCTGGACGATGCGTTCCTGCCACGGGTCCTGTTCCAGCGACAGTGAGAACTGCAGGCGGGCGTTGAGCGCCTTGCGGTTTTCTTCGTCTTCCAGCACGGCCTTCTTGATGCGCTCCATGCCGACGCGCTGCAGGTAGTGCACGGTACGCTCAAGGTAGAAGGCTTCCTCGCGGTAGAGCTGGAGGAAGGCGCCGCTGTACTCGCGCACCTCTTCGGCGGTCTTGAGCTTGACGAAGAACTCCGCCACCTCGGTCTTGATCCCGCCATTGCCGCCGATGTAGAGCTCCCAGCCCGAATCCACACCGATGATGCCGATATCCTTGATGCCGGCCTCGGCGCAGTTGCGCGGGCAGCCGGAGACCGCCAGCTTGACCTTGTGCGGCGACCACATGTTGAACAGGTCGTGCTCGAGGTCGATGCCCAACTGGGTCGAGTTCTGCGTGCCGAAGCGGCAGAACTCGCTGCCCACGCAGGTCTTCACGGTGCGGATGGACTTGCCGTAGGCGTGGCCGGAGGGCATGTCCAGCTCCTTCCAGATCGCCGGCAGGTCGTCCTTCCTGATGCCCAGCAGGTCGATGCGCTGGCCGCCGGTGACTTTCACCATCGGTACCTGGTACTTGTCGGCGACGTCGGCGATGCGCCGCAGTTCGGCGGCGTTGGTCACGCCACCCCACATGCGCGGGACCACCGAGTAGGTGCCGTCCTTCTGGATGTTGGCGTGGGCGCGTTCGTTGATCAGGCGCGACTGCGGGTCGTCCTTCGCCTCGCCCGGCCAGGTGGAGATCAGGTAGTAGTTCAGCGCCGGGCGACAGGTGGCGCAGCCGTCCGGGGTGCGCCAGTCCATGAAGCGCATCGCCGAGCCGAGGGAGGTCAGGTGATGTTCGCGAATCGCCTTGCGCACCTGGCCGTGGTTGAGATCGCTGCAACCGCAGATGGCCTTCTCGCTCTTGGGCTTCACGTCCGCCGCGCCACCCACGGTGCTGATCAGGATCTGCTCGACGAGCCCTGCGCAGGAGCCGCAGGAGCTGGCGGCCTTGGTGTGCTTCTTCACTTCGTCGACGCTGAACAGGCCGTTCTCCTGGATCGCCTTGACGATGGTGCCCTTGCACACGCCGTTGCAGCCGCAGACTTCGGCGCTGTCGGGCATGTTCGCCGCGCTGTTCTGGCCCTGGTGGCCGACGTCGCCAACGCTGCTCTCGCCGAACATCAGATGGTCGCGGATTTCGCCGACGTTGTGGTTCTCGCGGATCTGCCGGAAGTACCAGCCGCCGTCGGCGGTGTCGCCGTAGAGGCAGGCGCCGACCAGCACGTCGTCCTTGATCACCAGCTTCTTGTAGACGCCGCCGATGGGGTCGGAGAGGGTGATGGTCTCGGTGCCTTCTCCACCCATGAATTCGCCGGCGGAGAACAGGTCGATGCCGGTGACCTTGAGCTTGGTGGAAGTCACCGAGCCCTGGTAGCGGGCGAAGCCGAGCATGGCCAGGTGGTTGGCGCAGACCTTGGCCTGTTCGAACAATGGCGCCACCAGACCGTAGGCGATGCCGCGGTGGCTGGCGCACTCGCCCAGGGCGTAGATGCGCGGGTCATAGGTCTGCAGGGTGTCGTTGACCAGGATGCCGCGGTTGCAGGGCAGGCCGGTCTTTTCCGCCAGTTCGGTGTTGGGGCGGATGCCGGCGGCCATCACCACCAGGTCGGCGGCGATCACTTCGCCGTCCTTGAAGCGAATGGCGCAGACGCGGCCGCTGCCGTCATCGATCAGTTCTTCGGTGTGGGTGTTCAGGCGGAAGTGGATGCCGCGCAATTCCAGCGCTTCCTGCAGCAGCTTGCCAGCGGTGCGGTCCAGCTGGCGTTCCAGCAGCCAGTCGGAGAGGTGCACCACGGTGACGTCCATGCCGCGCTGCTTGAGGCCGTTGGCCGCTTCCAGGCCGAGCAGGCCGCCGCC
This Pseudomonas sp. ATCC 13867 DNA region includes the following protein-coding sequences:
- the nirB gene encoding nitrite reductase large subunit NirB, encoding MKKLKLVLIGNGMAGVRTLEELLKIAPDLYDITVFGAEPHPNYNRILLSPVLAGEQAFEDIVLNDLNWYSENGIRLLLNRKVSRIDRHRRKVYAEDGTEAEYDRLLIATGSTPFILPVPGSRLQGVIGYRDIADTQTMIDTAGSHSHAVVIGGGLLGLEAANGLKQRGMDVTVVHLSDWLLERQLDRTAGKLLQEALELRGIHFRLNTHTEELIDDGSGRVCAIRFKDGEVIAADLVVMAAGIRPNTELAEKTGLPCNRGILVNDTLQTYDPRIYALGECASHRGIAYGLVAPLFEQAKVCANHLAMLGFARYQGSVTSTKLKVTGIDLFSAGEFMGGEGTETITLSDPIGGVYKKLVIKDDVLVGACLYGDTADGGWYFRQIRENHNVGEIRDHLMFGESSVGDVGHQGQNSAANMPDSAEVCGCNGVCKGTIVKAIQENGLFSVDEVKKHTKAASSCGSCAGLVEQILISTVGGAADVKPKSEKAICGCSDLNHGQVRKAIREHHLTSLGSAMRFMDWRTPDGCATCRPALNYYLISTWPGEAKDDPQSRLINERAHANIQKDGTYSVVPRMWGGVTNAAELRRIADVADKYQVPMVKVTGGQRIDLLGIRKDDLPAIWKELDMPSGHAYGKSIRTVKTCVGSEFCRFGTQNSTQLGIDLEHDLFNMWSPHKVKLAVSGCPRNCAEAGIKDIGIIGVDSGWELYIGGNGGIKTEVAEFFVKLKTAEEVREYSGAFLQLYREEAFYLERTVHYLQRVGMERIKKAVLEDEENRKALNARLQFSLSLEQDPWQERIVQQPLKKEFERIPLTQLEPA